In Sorghum bicolor cultivar BTx623 chromosome 10, Sorghum_bicolor_NCBIv3, whole genome shotgun sequence, one genomic interval encodes:
- the LOC8072575 gene encoding uncharacterized protein LOC8072575 — protein sequence MVMVSGGGGNAWAKEMTVRRRIASIFNKTQEHFPSLKDYNDYLEEVEDMTFNLIEGIDVEVIEAKIARYQQENVEQIYLSRAKRAEDLAAALKASRMNPIKAEVNDTAAGSSQGISGGAGVQGQYAPAAVLGGVAQPRPTGMAPQLMGSRSDPLQGDDEETRRLRAERVARAGGWTAELSKRRALEEAFSAIFI from the exons ATGGTGATGGTGTCAGGCGGTGGGGGGAACGCGTGGGCGAAGGAGATGACCGTCCGCCGCAGGATAGCCAGCAT ATTCAATAAGACGCAGGAACACTTCCCTAGTCTGAAGGACTACAACGATTATCTGGAAGAAGTTGAGGATATGA CTTTCAACCTGATCGAAGGGATAGATGTCGAGGTGATTGAAGCAAAAATTGCAAGATACCAACAGGAAAATGTGGAGCAGATATACTTGTCCAGAGCTAAAAGG GCGGAAGATCTTGCAGCAGCACTTAAAGCAAGCAGGATGAACCCTATAAAGGCCGAGGTCAATGATACG GCTGCTGGGAGTTCTCAGGGTATTAGTGGTGGGGCAGGAGTTCAGGGCCAGTATGCACCTGCCGCTGTTCTTGGGGGAGTGGCTCAGCCTCGCCCCACAGGTATGGCTCCCCAACTAATGGGCAGTCGGTCAGATCCTCTTCAAGGAGATGACGAGGAGACCAGGAGACTACGTGCAGAGCGAGTAGCACGAGCTGGTGGATGGACTGCTGAATTGAGTAAGAGAAGAGCACTGGAGGAGGCGTTTAGCGCCATATTCATCTAG